The following are from one region of the Jeongeupia sp. USM3 genome:
- a CDS encoding DUF2189 domain-containing protein codes for MDLHLSGLDDHFTLPRTRKVNALRAFSWLSRGWQDLAAHPAPSLAHGALITLLGWLVLSLASQNTHLFTASITGFLLLAPLGAAGIYELTSEREDGRTTSFVQSIRDLMKNVSQLAYFGVVLFMIALAWERLSAILFALFYGGEAVTLSTFFSSLIGEYAGFTIAWLIGGFLLACLVFALTAVSIPMLADREVDTVTAMMTSLRAVAENLPAMIVWAALIVLLTAVGFATFLLGFVVLFPLLGHATWIAYKDLVE; via the coding sequence ACGCTGCCGCGGACACGCAAGGTCAATGCGTTGCGGGCATTTTCGTGGCTGTCCCGCGGCTGGCAGGATCTGGCCGCGCACCCGGCGCCCAGTCTTGCGCACGGTGCGTTGATCACGCTGCTGGGCTGGCTCGTGCTGTCGCTGGCGTCGCAGAACACCCACCTGTTCACGGCGTCGATCACCGGCTTTCTGCTGCTGGCGCCGCTGGGGGCCGCCGGGATTTACGAGCTCACCAGCGAGCGCGAGGACGGCCGGACGACGTCGTTCGTGCAGTCGATCCGCGACCTGATGAAGAACGTCAGCCAGCTCGCGTATTTCGGCGTCGTGCTGTTCATGATCGCGCTCGCGTGGGAGCGCCTGTCGGCGATCCTGTTCGCGCTGTTCTACGGCGGCGAGGCGGTCACGCTGAGCACCTTCTTTTCGTCCCTGATCGGCGAGTACGCGGGCTTCACGATCGCATGGCTGATCGGCGGCTTCCTGCTGGCCTGCCTCGTGTTTGCGCTGACGGCGGTGTCGATCCCGATGCTGGCCGACCGCGAGGTCGATACGGTGACGGCGATGATGACCAGTCTGCGTGCCGTTGCCGAGAACCTGCCGGCGATGATCGTCTGGGCGGCACTGATCGTGCTGCTGACGGCGGTCGGCTTCGCGACTTTCCTGCTGGGCTTCGTGGTGCTCTTCCCGCTGCTCGGCCATGCGACCTGGATCGCCTACAAGGATCTGGTCGAATAG
- a CDS encoding FAD-binding oxidoreductase, whose amino-acid sequence MPHAPSYYAATARPQPLRPALADRLDVDVCIVGAGYTGLSAGLHLAEAGFSVAIIEAERVGWGASGRNGGQIVNSYSRDIDVIEARYGTDTARALGDMAFEGARIIRERVASYAIDCDLKAGGVFAAITARQFGHLQRQKALWERHGYTRLQLLDRAETRGIVASDRYHGALLDLGGGHIHPLNLALGEAAAFESLGGRIFEASPAIRIERSFRPVVHTPGGAVTASFVIVAGNAYLGALVPELAARSMPCGSQIVATEPLGALADTLLPHDYCIEDCNYLLDYYRLSADKRLLFGGGVVYGARDPARVEAIIVPRLLKTFPQLANVRIDYAWTGNFLLTLSRMPQMGRLDHNIYYSQGCSGHGITFTHLAGRLLAEVLQGQAERFDAFARLPHLPFPGGRLLRVPFTALGGWYYDLRDRLGI is encoded by the coding sequence ATGCCGCACGCACCGTCGTACTACGCCGCCACCGCCCGTCCGCAGCCATTGCGGCCGGCACTGGCCGACCGGCTCGACGTCGACGTCTGCATCGTCGGCGCCGGCTACACCGGCCTCTCGGCCGGACTGCATCTGGCCGAGGCCGGCTTCAGCGTCGCCATCATCGAGGCCGAGCGGGTCGGCTGGGGCGCGTCCGGCCGCAACGGCGGCCAGATCGTCAACTCGTACTCGCGCGACATCGACGTGATCGAGGCACGCTACGGCACGGATACCGCACGCGCGCTCGGCGACATGGCGTTCGAGGGCGCGCGCATCATCCGCGAGCGTGTCGCGTCATACGCGATCGACTGCGATCTCAAGGCCGGCGGCGTGTTCGCGGCCATCACCGCAAGGCAGTTCGGCCATCTGCAAAGGCAGAAAGCGCTGTGGGAGCGCCATGGCTACACGCGGCTGCAGTTGCTCGACCGGGCCGAAACCCGCGGCATCGTCGCAAGCGACCGCTACCACGGCGCGCTGCTCGACCTCGGCGGCGGCCACATCCACCCGCTGAACCTCGCCCTCGGCGAAGCGGCCGCGTTCGAATCGCTCGGCGGGCGCATTTTCGAAGCCTCGCCGGCGATCCGGATCGAACGCAGCTTCCGGCCCGTGGTGCACACGCCGGGCGGTGCAGTCACGGCCAGCTTCGTCATCGTCGCCGGCAATGCCTACCTTGGCGCTCTGGTGCCCGAACTCGCGGCCAGGTCAATGCCCTGCGGCAGCCAGATCGTCGCAACCGAGCCGCTCGGCGCGCTCGCCGACACGCTGCTGCCGCACGACTACTGCATCGAGGACTGCAACTACCTGCTCGATTACTACCGGCTCAGCGCCGACAAACGGCTGCTGTTCGGCGGCGGCGTCGTCTACGGCGCCCGCGACCCGGCCCGTGTCGAGGCGATCATCGTCCCCAGGCTGCTGAAGACCTTTCCGCAACTCGCCAATGTCCGGATCGACTACGCGTGGACCGGCAACTTCCTGCTCACGCTGTCACGCATGCCGCAGATGGGCCGGCTCGACCACAACATCTACTACTCGCAGGGCTGCAGCGGCCACGGCATCACCTTCACCCATCTGGCCGGGCGATTGCTCGCCGAGGTGCTGCAGGGGCAGGCCGAGCGCTTTGACGCCTTCGCCCGGCTGCCGCACCTGCCTTTCCCCGGCGGACGCCTGCTGCGGGTGCCGTTCACCGCGCTCGGCGGCTGGTACTACGACCTACGCGACCGGCTCGGCATCTAG